TACATCAAATTTCTCTTACAGAAAGTTACATTTTTTTAGCGTCACCTTTTTTTCTAATACTGCTAGCTGATATAGCCTCCAAAAAACGATTAAGGGTGATTGTTATCAGTAGCGTTTTTTTAATATCAGCAATTTTCATTATCGGCATGCCACATATTTCCAATGGTCTTCTGTTTAAAAAATCGCCCTTTATAGAAACAAACCGCCGCCTTTCGCGTCAGCCGGAAAATGATGTTCGCTCCGTCTATTGGACAAGATTAGGAAATTTCAACTACAACATGTTAGCGCCGGGAGGATATTATTATTTCCACCATAAAGCTCCTGTCTTTTTTGAAATTTATTCCCAACATCAAAAATTATTCCAAGCAGCTGAAATGTCATTACAACAAGCTTTTAGTCATGTGATTTTAGATAGTTATGCTGATATATCGGGGTTTCATCTTATCAGCTCTTATCGCGGAATATATATATATCGTAATAATGACCCGCAACAAGTAACTCCACCTAATGACTATATTTACGATTATTTTAGCCCTCATTGGTATCCGGCTGAGAAAAAAATAATAGAACTTGGTATCATTCCACAGCCGCCGCTTACTCCCTTCGTGGCGGAAGAAAAATAATGTTGACTTATATAAGACTCGCTGCTCTTACGGCTTGCTAAATTAATAAGCATACTCGATAATCATTGACGTTAACACCGGTTGGACCAGTATTAATTAGTGTGTCCAACCGAGCAAAAAAATCACCTGAATTATTATCAGCCAAATAACCTTCTGCTAACAATTTCATTTCTACTGCCCTACGCTGCTCCTGCGGACCAAACATTGCCCCCGCCGCCGTTTGCTGACCATCTATACCGTCAGTATCACAGGAGAGCACGTGGGTTGCTACATTCTCTCTCCACAACGAAAGTGCAAATTCGGTATTACGCCCACCTCTACCACCACCGATAACATTCACCGTTGCCTCACCGCCGCTGATGAGTGCTATTGGATGCGGCTCGCTTTGCACTGCAAGTAATTTTTGCTTATGTGTCATCGCTAATTCATGAGCGTCACCAGCATGTTCTCCCCAATTAATAACAGTCTGCACGCCACCGCGCCGAAGAGTTTCCGCACCTGCTGCCAGTGCTTGTTCGGCACCGGCGATAATCCGGTTTTCCACATAAATAAAATGACCAGTGGGTGTTTCCGCCGTTCCATCAGCAAACATTGTTACCAGCGTCGGCGGGCAATCAACATTGTGAGCACTCAATACCGCAAGAGCGTCAGCACAGGTAGATATATCACCAGAAAAAGGGCCGGAAGCAATATCTGCCGGTGCATCACCGACAACGTCTGAAATAATAAGCGCCAATATCGGCGCACGACACATGGCAGCCAATCTCCCTCCCAGTGCCACCGACAAATGGCGACGAACAATATTAATATCACGCACGTCGGCGCCAGCCTGCAGTAATTGGTAAATAACGTGCCTACTGTCTTTCAAGGATAAACCGTCCAACGGCGCCCCTAATAAGCTAGAACCACCACCACTGACAAGCGCCAACACAAAATCGTCCGCGCTCGCTTGCGTTATTTCATGAATGAGGCGTTGTGTTGATTGAGCGCTGGCGTTATCAGGTAATGGATGAGCGCCTCTGAGAATATCAATGCGCGCAAATTGCGGCGCTGGTGTGCCATGCGGAATAATTATCGCTCCGCTAAGAGAAACGGATGGTGAATAATGCGCCTCAACTGCTTGTGCCATACCGGCAGCGGCTTTGCCAGCACCAACAATAATTAATTTTCCTGTCGGCGGTGGCGGCAAGTGGGAGGGAATAATTATCGCCGGATTAGCTGATGAAACGGCGGCATCAAACGACCGACGCAATAACTGTAACCAATAGTCAGCAGACACTCAGTATGGCGCAGGCAAGCGTAAAAAACGCTCTTCACCAGCACGCAATACCATAATATTGCGTAGCGACAACGGCAAGACGCCTGTGTCAGACACCGCCTGCGGCACGTCGCCATTAACTTCTAGTACGATATCACCGGGTAACAATCCTAATTTTTCCGCTGGCGTACCGCTCCACACCCGCGACACTAACATAACCGGCTGGCTAGCTGGAGTGAAATCCAAAATATCCTCTTGTAACCGCTCTGACAACGGGCGCAATTCTGCGCCCAAGGGATTGTCTGCCGGTGTTTTTGATTGTGGCAGAAAATCTTGTAATGAACGTCGCACTACATTTGCCCGCACGGCAAAACCAATGCCTTGCGGCGTGGCTTCGGGATGACGAGCAAAGAGAGCACTACTGATACCGATTAGCTCCCCGCTGGCATTGATTAGAGCACCACCAGAACTACCAGGGTTGATGGCGGCGTCAGTTTGAATAAAGTCTTCCTGATTAATAAGTCCTAACTGGCTTCTTCCGACAGCGCTAATGATACCCATGGATACCGAACGGTTGAGCCCAAAAGGATTGCCAATGGCAAACACTACGTCGCCTTGCTGCAAATTGGAATCATCAGCGAATTCAATGACTGGTAATTGTTTGGCGCCCGGAGCGCGCAACAAAGCAATATCAATTTCAGGAGCTAAACCCACTACTTCTGCCATTCGTTTATCACCATTGACGTCCACTTCCACCACAGCCATGTTAGCAATGAGATGGTAATTAGTAAGTACATGCTCTGCTCCAACAATAACGCCAGCACCGACACTGGTACCGCTTGAGGGCAAATCGGCATGGTGACGACCGTAAATACCTACCACTGAAGGTAACGCTCGCGATAATTTGTCGGCATATGAAGCTACGGGAACGCGCCAAAAAGTTTGCCACACCAGCGTAGCAGCGGTCAACACTGCCACCGTTTGAGCAAATAGTAACCATAGAGATTTAGCGTTTCGCTCCATTATTCATCGCTATTGTACGCGTCAAAAAGCTTTACATGTATAATAAATTGCAACTTAAAAAGCGGAAAAATATCGCCTAATTTTGTTTATTCAATTTCTTACAGAGGAGAATCCATGCAACGCAGAAAATTTATTACCGCCGGTTTAGTAACGGGAAGTGCCGCATTGGCAGCAGCATGCGGCAAGAAAGAAGAAGAAAAAGAACAATCTCCTGCGCCGGCAGTACGCAAAAAATATTCATGGCGAATGGCGACAACATGGCCTAAAGATTTCCCAGGGTTAGGCATTGGTGCTAATAAATTAGCAAAATATATTACTGATATGTCAGATGGCGAGTTGGAAGTCACCGTATATGGTGCCGGCGAAATTGTGCCGGCTTTTGAGTCTTTTGATGCCGTCTCAAAAGGCACCGTCGAAATGGGACACGGAGCGGCATATTATTGGAAAGGCAAATCACCAGCAACGCAATTTTTTGCCGCTGTACCTTTTGGTCTCACCGCTCAAGAAATGAATGCTTGGATTTACTATGGTGGTGGCCAAGAATTGTGGGATGAGCTTTATGCTTCCTTTAATTTGAAACCTTTTTTGGCCGGTAATACCGGTGTACAAATGGGGGGCTGGTTCAACCGCGAAATTAATTCCTTGGATGATATGAAAGGTCTCAAAATGCGGATGCCTGGCCTCGGCGGAGAAGTCATTGGCGCTCTCGGTGCCACCCCGAAGGCATTGCCCGGAGGAGAGATATTTACCTCTCTACAATCAGGAGCAATTGATGCCACCGAATGGGTGGGACCGTACAATGATATGGCATTTGGTTTGTACAAAGCAGCCAAATATTATTATTACCCAGGTTGGCATGAGCCCGGCACAGCACTAGAAACTTTTGTTAACAAGCAAGCTTATGATGCACTACCGAAACACTTACAGCATGTGGTTGCAACAGCGGCGCAAGCAGCCAACATGGACATGCTAAGTGAATTCGTTGCCCGAAACGGATCTGCTTTAGATACCTTGATTTCAGAACATGGCGTGATACTCAAGCGATTTCCCGATGAAGTAATGAAAGCGCTCAAAACAACGAGCGAAGAAGTCGTGAACAGTGTTGCGGAGAAAGATACCGCAAGTCAGAAAGTCTATTCTGCTTTTACCGACTTTCGTAAAAAAGTAGCGGGCTGGACGGATTTGTCCGAAACGCCATATTCTCAAGCACGCAATTTGTAAAAAAATGCTATTTACCACACGGCACTTATTTAATGCCGTGTGGTTATTGACAGTTATACTTGTTTCATGCGTATCTTATTAAATCGCTTTGCTGGTGCTGCAGATGCTTTTAATGAATACCTTGGTCGCGCATTATCATATTTTTTGCCTGTTATGGTGACGATAACATTAGTCATTATTATTTGCGCCACCGTGTTTCGTATTGGCTGGGTATGGCTACAAGAAACAGTTACCTATATGCATGCTATATTGTTCACTCTTGCTGCTGCTTATACGTTACGGCATGATGAACATGTGCGCATGGATGTTTTTTATATTGGGTTATCAAAAAAAAATAAGGCGTGGGTTAATTTATGTGGGGTATTATTTATGTTGACACCCACTTGTATTGTCACTATCTTCTATGCAGTACCCTATGTGCGTGATTCGTGGTCGGTGTTTGAGCATTCAATGGAAGGAGATGGATTACCTGCAGTATTTTTACTCAAAACTTGCATTCCGATAATGGCCGCCCTACTGTTGCTACAAGGAGCTGCTATAGCAGCCAAAGCGTTATTGATTATTTTTCCGCCCACAATAGCAAATACGGATTAAAAACACATGGAACTGTATATTGCACTGCTATTAGCGGTGGTAGGTGTGTGCCTGTTCAGCGGTTTTCCGGTCGCTTTTGCATTGGCCGGTGGTGCACTTATGGTTGCCGGCATAGGTCATTTGTTGGGCGATTTTGACACTTCTTATTTAGGAGCAACCCCATCCCGACTGTACGGCATCATGACCAATGAAACGCTGATTGCCGTACCGTTATTTGTATTTATGGGATTGCTGCTAGAGCGCGGAAAAATTTCAGAGGGACTACTAATAGCTATGGGACGGCTATTTGGCAAAATGCGTGGTGGGTTAGCAATCTCGGTCTGCCTAGTAGGCGCTATTTTGGCAGCTTCTACCGGCATTGTTGGAGCGACGGTGGTAACTATGGGGTTGATTTCTTTGCCGGTAATGTTACGTCATCATTATCATCCGGCACTGGCTTGTGGAGTTATCACCGCCTCCGGCACCTTAGGACAGATTATTCCGCCATCTATCGTGCTGGTAATTTTAGGTGACGTCATCAGTAATGCCAATCAAAAAGCACAACTGTCTATGGGTAATTTTTCTCCAGATACTGTGTCTGTTGGAGACTTGTTTTTTGGTGCTCTACTACCTGGACTGTTTTTGGTTGTTATTTATATTGCCTATATTATCGCCATATCACTGATAAAACCAGACTGGACTCCGGCAGTGCAAAAAGAAGATCCAGCAACAACTACTACTAGCGTGTGGCAAGCACTGGTATCACCAATATTACTGATTTTTGCCGTACTCGGTTCCATCCTCGCCGGCATTGCCACGCCAACTGAGGCGGCAGCGGTCGGTGCTGGCGGTGCTATGTTACTAGCTTTTTTCAAAAAAAGCATGACGCCCGAGTTATGGCGCGACGCGATGACACAGACAACACGCATTACTTGCATGGTATTTGTCATTCTTATTGGTGCCAGCATTTTTTCTTTGGTATTTCGCGGTTTTGGCGGCGACGACGTCGTTACTGAAGCACTAAAATCATTGCCCGGCGGTGTGATAACGGCTTTTTTCACGGTTATGTTGTTGATGTTTGTTTTAGGTTTTTTTCTGGATTTTTTAGAAATTATTTTTGTGGTCGTGCCGATTGTCGCGCCAGTACTGATTCAATTGGGCATGGATCCAATCTGGCTAGGAGTGATGATTGCAGTCAATTTGCAAACATCATTTCTTACCCCACCATTTGGCTTTGCTCTGTTTTATTTACGCGGCGTAGTACCCGAAAGTGTTTCCACGGGAACAATTTATCGCGGCGCAATACCTTTTGTTGCACTACAAATTTTAGTATTATTAGCACTATGGTTTTTCCCCGCCGCTGCCACTTGGCTACCACACAAAATATATGGCTAACGCAATATATTATTTTGTCGCACAGTTGCTACCTCATTTGCAGCAACTAATAAAATAATGAATTTTCACCTCTTTATTTTTAATGAAAAAAATGTTTAGACGTTGGCGCGCCCGCACAAGGCAATTGCGTAGCAACAAATCATTTGAGTGGTTTACCATCAGCGTCATCGTTTTGTCGTCAATGAGTGTTGGCGTTAAAAGTTACGATATGGCACCACTGATAGTATCCATATTAAAAATATTGGACTGGCTGGTAACCCTGTATTTTTTAGCAGAATTGGTAGTTCGCTTTTTGGCAGCAGGCAGCTGGCGCAGCTTTTTTAGTAAAGGTTGGAATATTTTTGATTTTCTCATTGTCACCGCAAGTTTGATACCAGTGGATGAAAGTGAATACGCTTTGTTAGCGCGATTATTACGGCTATTTCGTATGATGCGTCTGATTTATTTTGTCCCTCAACTACGCTTGCTGGTTAACGCACTACTACTGGCGGTACCGCGCATGGCCTATGTGGCGCTGATGATGTTTGTTATTTTTTATATTTATGGTGCTGCTGGAAATTTATTTTTTGCCGACGTTAATGAATATTTGTGGGGCAATGTTGGGCGCTCCATGCTAACCTTATTTCGGGTTTCTACATTTGAAGACTGGACGGATGTCATGTATGAAACAATGGAAATCTATCCCCTAAGCTGGACCTACTATCTAAGTTTTATCTTTCTATCCGCTTTTGTATTTCTCAACATGATGATTGGCGTGATTATCAACGTACTGCAAGAAGAGCATGACCGTGACATCGTAAACGCCCGGGAAAAAGAGCGTTTACAATTGCTATCGCAATTGACAGAAGTAGATAAGCGCTTACAAGGAATAGAAGCAGCATTGCACAACAAAATACCACCACCATAAAAAACCGATGAATGCCGCATAATCCCACTTTATGAATCAATGGACACCAGTAGCCGAAGCGCGACGGCTCATTCTCTCGCGCATTAAACCTATTAATGGCGAATCTTGGGTGCCGTTGCGTGATGCTCTGGGGTGCGTATTATCACGCGATATTGTTGCGCCATTTAATGTTCCCGGACACGATAATTCCGCTATGGACGGCTTTGCCTGTCGCGCTGCTGATTTGTCTGCAGAAAAAGATACGGCGTTACGCGTCGTTGGCGATTCATTTGCCGGTCATCCGTGTACGCAATCGGTAGACAGTGGCCAGTGTGTCAAAATTATGACTGGTGCACAAATTCCCATTGGTGCCGATATTGTAATTCCACAGGAAGAAACACACACTGGCGATGCCGGTGAAATCATTATTGTTTCAAGCGAGCGCAAAGTCGGCACACATGTGCGCGCCGCTGGTGAAGATTTGCGCAGAGGAGATGCCGCTTTGTCTGCCGGACAACTGTGCCATCCGGCAGAAATTGGGCTAATGGCGTCGTTAGGAATAGTGGAAGTGCCGGTCAAACGTAAATTACGCGTGGCATTTTTTTCCACAGGCGATGAATTAAAATCACTCGGCGATACGCTAATTGAAGGCGAAGTATACGATTCTAATCGCCATACATTGGCGGCGATGTTACAGCAATTAGGTATAAAAGCGACAGACTTGGGCGTGGTAGCTGATGAAGCCGCAGCATTGGCGGAAACTTTGGATGCGGCGGCGGCGCACCACGACGTTATCATTACCAGCGGTGGCGCCTCGGTAGGAGAAGCCGATTTTATTCGTCCGGTACTCGCCGAGCGAGGTGAAGTATTGTTTTGGAAAGTAGCCATGCGACCTGGACGACCATTGGCGTACGGCAAAGTTGGCAATGCCGATTTTTTTGGCTTACCCGGCAACCCAGTATCGGTAATGGTATGTTTTTATCAATTTGTGCGCGCCGCTTTATGGAAACGTGCTGGGCGCATCGGTGACGGAATGTTACCAACAATACCCGCTATAACACTAGCGCCACTCAAAAAAGCGCCAGGGCGAACGGAATTCCAACGCGGCATTATGTCACCAAAACAAGACGGTAACTGGACAGTACGCTCCACTGGCGACCAAGGTTCTGGAATTTTGTCTTCCATGACTCAAGCGAATTGCTTTATTGTATTAGAAGATTCGCGCGGCGCGGTGACTACTGGTGAAACTGTGCAAATACAGCCGTTTGAAGGCCTCGTCGGCTAAACAGCTTGGCTACCAGCGATTTATATCAAGCAAACTCGGTTGCGACCGCTGTTTTTTGCTTGATACAACGCCTTATCAGCATTGTCTAAGGTCATATTAATACCCCCTTTTTCATTGCCAATCTGAGAAACGCCGATACTGATAGTTAAATTTAACGTTAAGTCACCACTAACATAAGGGGAATTTTCTATGTTAGCGCGAATCTTTTCAGCAATCGTTACCGCGCCGCTGGCTACGGTATTTTGCAATAACACAATGAATTCCTCACCACCGAAACGAGCACAAATATCTGATTCACGCACAGTGCCCGCTATTATTGACGACACGTGCCGCAACACCTCATCGCCCACCAAGTGACCATGGATATCATTAACTGACTTAAAGTAATCCAAATCAGTCATCAGCAAACAAATTTGTTGCTTATTTCGTTTCGCAGTTTGAAGGGATTGTTCCGCTGCCTGAAAAAAATAACGGCGGTTATACAACCCAGTAAGTGCATCCTGAAAACTCATAATTTCCAAATCACGATAATTTTCATCCATATAGTCTTTCATGGAATAAAACTGACGAGCTAAAAAACCAATTTCATCTTTGTAAAACACTCGTTTTTCAAGCTTTTCTCCTCGCCACATGGTCTCAATCGTCTGTGTCAAATAAGAAATAGGTCGCAATATTTTTTTGTGCATGGTAATAAGTATGAGCACCGTAATAGTAATAAATACGACAAGCGCTACAATAATATAAAAATTCAACTTGTCCAGCATCATTTGTAAGGAGGTGTTTTTTGATTGATATCGATTTTCTATAGAAGTTGTCAACGCACTTAATTGTCGCGCAATGCTATCCTGAGCTTGATAATAATCACCAGTAAAGAGCTGAACAACTGCCGGCGACAGCGAAGTTGGCACCATATCAAACACTGTTGTTTCAATTTCTACTAACTGCTTAGCTAAATTAGCGCTGTTATTTAACCACGCTTGCTCACTATCGCTGAATGAAAAACTTTCAAATAGCTGGAAAAATAACTCATCAGTGACCAAAGCGCGATAATCATCCAGATACTGCTGCTTACCAGTTACCGCATACTGTCGTGCTAGACGGGTGCGAGAGATAATTTGCTGTTGAGCTTTATTTATTTTTCCTGTGACCTGCTGATACTCACGGCAATTCTCTACCCACTGATTGTAAAAGTGATTGCTCGCGTACAAAAAGCCACCAACGACCACCAATTGAAGCAAAACAAAGAGGCCGATAATGGAAAAGAAAACACGGATATTTATATTCCACACCATAGAAATATTCTACACCAAGGCAACAACCACCCAATAAAATGGGGACTTTCTAAGATAGCATTAAAATTCGTTATTTATGTATGACTCATCAAAAATTGTTCGTAATGCCGCGATAATCCACATTAGCTCAATGTAATATATGGTGTTGTGGCAGAATCGCTGAGTTATTTTTTAATTTATAGAATCATTTATGTTCATTGCTTTTTTACAAGGAATTGCGCTTAATGCTGGCCTTATCATCGCTATTGGTGCGCAAAATGCCTATGTCATCGCACAAGGAATGGAACGTCGCCATCCGTTTGCCGTCGCTTTCGTTTGTTCCTGCTGTGACGCACTGCTTATCGGTTGCGGATTGTTGCTCGCTGACGCTGCCGACACTGTTGGTAAAAATGTTTTGGCATCATTAACCCTAGCGGGAGTACTTTTCTTATTGTGGTTCGGTCTGCGGTCTGCATATGCGGCGCTGTCCGGTCAAATAACACAGACCAGTAGCTACAGCTCCCAGTCATTACGTCGAGCAATCGTTACCTCACTGGCTTTAAGTTTGCTCAATCCGCACGCCATATTAGATATGACAATTATTTTTGGCGGTGCTGCCGCAACACTACCAGCTGATAACCGGTTGCCTTTTGCCGTCGGTGGCATGATTCTGTCTTTTGCTTGGTTTTTTACGCTAGCCTATGGCTCAGCACGATTGTCGCCATTACTGACGCGGCCGATAGCACAACGGGTTTTAAACGCAATTGTCGCTACCATAATGCTTACAACAGCATTGCTGTTGATAACTCGGCTTCTTAATGACTGAGCGTAAAGAGTACTGCTGATTATTACCCTTATACAATTTTTGTAGACATGATTTTCTAATTGCTGAAAAAGTAGATTGCTCTCTTTTGTTATAATCAATCCTAATTTTCTAAATAGGAGAGTCCCATGAAAAATCCCATTGTCGCCATATTAACGGCGTTTTTTATTTTGTTGTCACCAACGGCAACGGCAGCCGATTTGCGTATTGGTGTGGAGGGTGCCTATCCGCCCTTTTCTGCTGTAGACGAAAAAGGTGAGCTTGTGGGTTTTGATATTGACATTGCCAAGGCACTGTGCTTTGAAATGCGCATGTCTTGTGATCTAGTACAACAAGATTGGGATGGCATTATCCCTGCTTTAGAAGCGAAAAAATATGATGCCATTATTGCATCAATGTCTGATACTGAAGAACGACGTGAAAAAGTTGATTTTACCGAGCACTATTACAAAGATGGCGCCAAATTTGTACGAAAAAAAGGTAGCAACGTTAAAGTATCGTATAAAGGATTGGCCGATAAAACTGTAGGCGTTCAGCGTGGTACGGTGACCGACAGCTTTATCACTGAAGAGTTTGAAGGTGCCGTTATTAAGCGCTATGACACACTTGAAAACGCACATCTAGATCTCACACAAGGACGGCTAGACCTAGTTTTGGCAGACCAATTCGTCCAGCAAGACTGGGTAAACAAAAATTCTGATGAATACGAAACCACTGGCGCAACCTACACCAACAGTGAATATTTTGGCAACATCTCCATCGCCGTACGCAAGGGAGAAGATGAATTACGTGAAAAAATCAATGCCGCCATTAAAGCAATTAGAGAGAATGGTGCTTATAAAGAAATTAACGACAAGTATTTTTCATTTGATATTTACGGACGTTAATATCCAGTACCACCTGCGTTAAATTCGCGTTTCATAGCCATGCAACCGTTGCTGGGCTATGAAGCGCGTTTTGTTGCCGGTTTTTTTATCACCTTAGGCGTTGCCGCGATAGCGCTTTTACTTGCTGTACTCTTGGGACTAGCCGGAGCCGCAGCAAAACTATCCGCCGGAAAAGTGACACAGAGAGTAGCTGGCACATACACCACTGTCGTTCGCGGCATTCCCGAATTACTTTTTATTTTAGTGGTGTACTACGATTTGCAACGATTGATTAATTTTGCTTATGCGCAGCTGGGAAACGATGGCGGATTTATCATTCCACCATTTTGGGCTGGTGCTTTGGGTATTGGTATTTTCTATGGCGCCTACATGACTGAAACTTTTCGCGGCGCCATGCTGGCAGTGCCACGCGGTCAACGAGAAGCTGCTTTATCGTTAGGATTACCTCCCCAGCTGCTTTTTTGGCGAATCATTTTTCCGCAAATGTTGCGCCACGCCTTGCCTGGCATTCGCAACAACTGGCTGGTGCTACTCAAAGCAACAGCGTTAGTATCAGTTATCGGTCTTTCCGACGATATGATGGCAGTAGCCAACCAGGCCAAAGCCAAAACGCGAGAACCTTTTTTATTTTATTTTGCCGCTTCTATCGGTTATTTACTGCTCACCGCCGCTTCGGGTACGATATTTAATTTTTTAGAAAAACGTGCTCGGCGAGGGCTTGACGATGCTTGATTCTTTTACTCTCATTTTACAGAAGTATGGCACACTCTATCTTACCGGACTTTCAATGACCGTGCAGTTGACGGTGCTATCGTTACTAATTGGCTTCTTCATAGCATGGCCGCTGGCATTGATGTTGATGGCACGGCAGCGTCCTCACATATACTGGCCAGCACGCAGCTTTGTTTACTATATGACCGGAACTCCAATGTTGACACAGTTGTTTTTGGTGTACTTTGGCTTAGGGCAGTTTGAGATGGTGCGCGAAAGCGTTTTGTGGCCAGTGTTACGTGAGCCCTACTGGTGTGCCCTCATCGCTTTTTCACTTAATACTGCAGCGTATTCCGCTGAAATTTTTCGTGGTGCAATGGCTAATACGGCAACGGGAGAAATTGATGCAGCACGTGCATTTGGCATGGATGGATTGCGTTTATGGTGGCGCATTTTAGCGCCATCGGCATTTCGTCGCGCACTGCCAGCATATGGCAATGAATTAATTTTTCTTATGCACAGCACGTCTTTGGCGAGCATTATCACGTTGTTAGATTTGACCGGCGCGGCGCGGGAATCCGCGCGTGGCACTTTTGCATTCAGTGAATCTTATTTCATCGCTATCGCGCTATATATGATGTTGACCGGATCCATCGTACTCGCAGTGCGTTTTGCTGAACAGCGGCTACTTGCTCACCTTGGTGATTCTAAAAAATACAAAACAGCAACAAGGTAAAAGATAAAATATTTTTATTTGCTAAAAAAATTAACACACCAATTGCAACACCAGCTTTCTAATTTCACGTGATATAAGCCCGCACGACGGCAGTATAATGCTTTTATGAAACACCTTATAGTTATACCTACTTTCATATTGGCAATCGCGCTGACTGCCGACACATTTGTCGCAAATGCTGATGACGAACTATCTCTGAGGCAAGAACGGGCATTTCAAGAACTGTTTGATGCTTTTGCCGATGGCGCGGGCAGTGAATCTTTGTTGCATTTGCGCTATGCCTTTGATGAAAAATTAATAACCACCGTTATCAATAGTTTATCCATTCACGACAATACACCAATGCTCGGCAAAACAGGACCGTTACTAGTGGAATTTTCTGACTATCAATGTGGCTATTGCAAACGCATGTACTCGACATTGCAAGAAAAAATAGAAGCAGGGCGAGCACGGGTGCTTGTACTAGAATTCCCGATATTGGGTGAGCTCTCTGACACAGCGGCACGTTACGCTTTAGCCGCACAGAAGCAACAAAAATATGTCGCTTTTCACGATGCACTCATGCGCCAACACGGAGCAATTACAACGAATAATTTGAATAAGGTAGCAACAGCGGTTGGTTTGGACTTAACACAACTGCAGGCAGATATAAGCAGTGAAGAGATAGATCAGGAATTGAAAAAAAATTATCGCCTAGCGCTATTGCTAAACATACGAGCAACACCTTCTTTTGTAATTAATAACACCATTGTCCGCGGTGCTTTGCAACAAGAAGAATTACAACGGCTATTAGAAGGGCAATGACAACCCAACGTTATTGCTGATAGTTAACAGCATGCCAGCCGCAAATTAGCAGGACTGTCGCCACTAACGACAAATGAACAATCGGCGGTGATTTCTAGGAAAGAATAAGGAGAAAGCAATGACAAATTTCAATACCCCTGATTTGTGTGATGCAATTGAGAGCGCTGGCGATATACCGCAAGCAACAGTGGCATTTTCAGATTTTGGCGGCGTTTCGAATTTTTATGGTGCGATTGCCACAGTACTATGCTTTGAAGACAATGGTAAAGTGCGCACGATGTTGGAAACACAAGGCAATGGACGAGTACTGGTAGTAGATGGCGGTGCATCTAGGCATTGCGCATTGGTAGGCGGTAATTTAGCAGAATTAGCAAAAAAAAATGGATGGATGGGAATTATTGTTAATGGTTGTGTGCGCGACACGGAAGAGTTAGCGGCAACCGCTGTGGGCGTTAAAGCC
This region of Candidatus Persebacteraceae bacterium Df01 genomic DNA includes:
- a CDS encoding ABC transporter permease subunit (The N-terminal region of this protein, as described by TIGR01726, is a three transmembrane segment that identifies a subfamily of ABC transporter permease subunits, which specificities that include histidine, arginine, glutamine, glutamate, L-cystine (sic), the opines (in Agrobacterium) octopine and nopaline, etc.), with the translated sequence MQPLLGYEARFVAGFFITLGVAAIALLLAVLLGLAGAAAKLSAGKVTQRVAGTYTTVVRGIPELLFILVVYYDLQRLINFAYAQLGNDGGFIIPPFWAGALGIGIFYGAYMTETFRGAMLAVPRGQREAALSLGLPPQLLFWRIIFPQMLRHALPGIRNNWLVLLKATALVSVIGLSDDMMAVANQAKAKTREPFLFYFAASIGYLLLTAASGTIFNFLEKRARRGLDDA
- a CDS encoding ABC transporter permease subunit (The N-terminal region of this protein, as described by TIGR01726, is a three transmembrane segment that identifies a subfamily of ABC transporter permease subunits, which specificities that include histidine, arginine, glutamine, glutamate, L-cystine (sic), the opines (in Agrobacterium) octopine and nopaline, etc.) codes for the protein MLDSFTLILQKYGTLYLTGLSMTVQLTVLSLLIGFFIAWPLALMLMARQRPHIYWPARSFVYYMTGTPMLTQLFLVYFGLGQFEMVRESVLWPVLREPYWCALIAFSLNTAAYSAEIFRGAMANTATGEIDAARAFGMDGLRLWWRILAPSAFRRALPAYGNELIFLMHSTSLASIITLLDLTGAARESARGTFAFSESYFIAIALYMMLTGSIVLAVRFAEQRLLAHLGDSKKYKTATR
- a CDS encoding DsbA family protein, which gives rise to MKHLIVIPTFILAIALTADTFVANADDELSLRQERAFQELFDAFADGAGSESLLHLRYAFDEKLITTVINSLSIHDNTPMLGKTGPLLVEFSDYQCGYCKRMYSTLQEKIEAGRARVLVLEFPILGELSDTAARYALAAQKQQKYVAFHDALMRQHGAITTNNLNKVATAVGLDLTQLQADISSEEIDQELKKNYRLALLLNIRATPSFVINNTIVRGALQQEELQRLLEGQ
- the rraA gene encoding ribonuclease E activity regulator RraA, with amino-acid sequence MTNFNTPDLCDAIESAGDIPQATVAFSDFGGVSNFYGAIATVLCFEDNGKVRTMLETQGNGRVLVVDGGASRHCALVGGNLAELAKKNGWMGIIVNGCVRDTEELAATAVGVKALAAMPRRSQKRGSGETDVTVQFDGLTFVPGHYVYADEDGIVVCEKHQSL